The genomic window CTTTAGATACATCGAACCCATTAAATATAGGTAGCGACGGATTGGGCAAACATGGCGGTAATTCATTCGATATAGCTGATCTGAATGTTTGGAAAGGTGCATTTAGCAGTGATGTAGTTCAAGCTAATTATAATAGTTACGCTGTAAATAAAGTAGATATGAACGCACTTAACGACACAATATCAGAAGCAAATACAATAATAGCAGACGGTCTCGGCAAAGGCTTCAGCCAAACCGATTTTGATCATTTGAAAAAGGTTTTGAATACGGCAACTACGGTTGCAACAACGCAAAAAGTAAAATTATATACACAGGAAACCATCAATTATTACGTACGTGAACTAAAAAACGCCTTATTCATCTATCAAAAAAGCAATAAAACATTAACTCCCGCCGGTTTAAATATGATTGTGGACAGCGACCCGGAAATCAGTGGTAATCCCGCAACACACGCACGCATTGAAAAAGATTACAGAACAGAACTGAGACTATTCCCACAGGCCGACGTACTCTTTATTCCTGGCGACGTTACCGGCGGTAACAAAGCTGAGGAATATGTGTGGATGAAGCACCTGACAGACGTACACAATAAACTTAAAAGTGAGGGACTGTTTGACAATACGAAGCTTTATATGGTAAGAGGCAACCATGATATGGCCGGCTCCCAAAATTTAATACCTATCGGTTCGGCGGGCGCGTGGAACGAGTCAACGAATTCATACGATAACAATTTCTATAACGATGCTTATAGGGTAAAGGTAAAAGGATATAATTTTGTGGGTTTTGACGGAAATTTTAACAACAGCAATACGGTGGGAAAAACCAACAATTTCCTCGACCAAATTAAAAAAGAAGAGGATTACGATCCAACCAAACCGATATTTGTATCTTCTCACTACCCTATAAGCGGAACCGCGTGGGGATCGGCATGGAGCAGCGCGGGAAGTAATGCTGTAGGTAAATATATTGCTGACAATAACTTTTCGCAGGTGGTATATATGTCAGGTCATACGCAATACGACCCGACCGACGAACGTTCTCACTATCAAGGTGCGGCTACGTATCTCGACAGCGGTGCGAGTTCATATTCCAGTTATATTGATAACGGTCCGTACGGCGGATATATAGAAGGCTCGTATATCAACTACCATACCACACCCCGCATCGCGAATTTCATAGAGGTTTACGGTTCAAAAATGATCATCAAACAGTATAATTTAAGTACAGATGAATATGTAGGGACACCTTCTGTAAAAGTCGTTGGTGAAGGCAAAGATGCCTTTACCTATAGCAGGAGCGATATAAGAGAACTCATAGCTCCGCAGTTTGAAGAGGGTATTACGGTCGATTCCTACAAAAACAACGAACTTGCTTTTACAATAAAGCAAGCAAATGACAATGTGCGCGTTTTGGAATATAATATTCAGCTTATCAACAAGCTCACGGGGAAAGTGGACAAATCGTTTAACAGCCTGTCGCTTCCGCTAGACAAACCATTCGATGAATACAGACATTATAAGTTTACAGATTTGTCGCCGACTACTCCATATATACTCAGGGTATTCGCCGACGATTCCATGTATAACCGTTCGTCGCAGGACATTGACATTGAGGCTCAAAGTTTTAATTTAAACAGCATCACTGCGCCTGCTGACATAACAGAGGTGACAATCGGAACGGCGAAGACAGCGGACGCCCTTGGATTGCCAAAGACAGTATCCTTGGTTTCCGATCTAGAAAACAGGGTGGATGCCGATGTGACATGGAATGTAGATGCTTCAAACTATGATCCCACTGTAAAGACAGCACAGACCTTTACTGTAAATGGAACTGTAACTTTGCCAACTGGGGTGAAAAATCCCAATAACGTGCCTTTGACAACAAGCATTAAAGTAACGGTTAATAAGATCCCAGCGTGGACCGCCGCAGTTACCGCTTCATCGTATTTCAATGACAATTATTCTCCCGACAAAGCGTTCGATGGCATCATAGGGCAATCGGGTAGTAGCGAATGGGCGTCCAAGGGAGAACAGAATCCATGGATCCAGCTGAATTGGGAAACGAATCAAACGTTCAACAAGATTATCTTTCATGATCGGCCCAATTTAGCTGACTGGGCGCCCGGCGGAACGCTTACCTTTAGCGACGGAAGCACTGTGACGGTTTCAGGAATCCCGAATGACGGGAGCGCTTATTCTGTAACTTTCCCTGACAAGACGGTGACATGGGTCAAATTCCAGGTATCCGGTGGAAGCGGACCAAATGTCGGCTTGTCGGAAATGAAAATTTTCGCGCCGGTGCTTCCGGCTGCGGAGACTAGCGTCCATGAAACAGAAACTGTAAAGAATTAGCTTCTAACTTAAAAGAATTTATTGTATTGAATTCTGAATTTGAAGATGAGATTGATGAGGATTAATAAATAAGAATTTCCAATACTAGCTAATAAAAAACTTATTCGTTATTCAAT from Bacillus sp. F19 includes these protein-coding regions:
- a CDS encoding metallophosphoesterase, whose amino-acid sequence is MPAIFVKRGDLLQHNGVVDMIDIINIPHQSFAAVLFFTQFYKLFEQTLKILKIWRFSVMKRILSITLAFTMIFVMLSTTADALTNKSDDNIVKIDNMQPVYGQTITASVIMDDDSMGKNLTFQWQVQESRISNKYINVKSGGTSKSYTVTLNDIGKKLRVVVGLPSNGDRKTSLPTNAVLNANPLIASMKFDNNLKDDANQENLEGKGNYSYVDGVLPGTKALHLESGDGNYVGTTHSLNFGNDSFTTSFWYKGDTNNNQVILSNKDFTKSSNEGWAIYTSANSVNMNLGFPTTSVKFGRDTFNASDWRYVTFVVDRDKMLGSLYIDGYKMTETSLGIGTLDTSNPLNIGSDGLGKHGGNSFDIADLNVWKGAFSSDVVQANYNSYAVNKVDMNALNDTISEANTIIADGLGKGFSQTDFDHLKKVLNTATTVATTQKVKLYTQETINYYVRELKNALFIYQKSNKTLTPAGLNMIVDSDPEISGNPATHARIEKDYRTELRLFPQADVLFIPGDVTGGNKAEEYVWMKHLTDVHNKLKSEGLFDNTKLYMVRGNHDMAGSQNLIPIGSAGAWNESTNSYDNNFYNDAYRVKVKGYNFVGFDGNFNNSNTVGKTNNFLDQIKKEEDYDPTKPIFVSSHYPISGTAWGSAWSSAGSNAVGKYIADNNFSQVVYMSGHTQYDPTDERSHYQGAATYLDSGASSYSSYIDNGPYGGYIEGSYINYHTTPRIANFIEVYGSKMIIKQYNLSTDEYVGTPSVKVVGEGKDAFTYSRSDIRELIAPQFEEGITVDSYKNNELAFTIKQANDNVRVLEYNIQLINKLTGKVDKSFNSLSLPLDKPFDEYRHYKFTDLSPTTPYILRVFADDSMYNRSSQDIDIEAQSFNLNSITAPADITEVTIGTAKTADALGLPKTVSLVSDLENRVDADVTWNVDASNYDPTVKTAQTFTVNGTVTLPTGVKNPNNVPLTTSIKVTVNKIPAWTAAVTASSYFNDNYSPDKAFDGIIGQSGSSEWASKGEQNPWIQLNWETNQTFNKIIFHDRPNLADWAPGGTLTFSDGSTVTVSGIPNDGSAYSVTFPDKTVTWVKFQVSGGSGPNVGLSEMKIFAPVLPAAETSVHETETVKN